A stretch of Castanea sativa cultivar Marrone di Chiusa Pesio chromosome 2, ASM4071231v1 DNA encodes these proteins:
- the LOC142625236 gene encoding uncharacterized protein LOC142625236, translating into METRIGGERARENTNKLPFDEAIHMDTIGLVGGLWILWNSDRVQITQLAMLEQKIHVLVKVLISNFEFICTTVYASPRFHERCILWNNLKNAANLHDKPWIIAGDFNKVLAEGDKFGGRYISSNRSLLFKECVDHCNIIDLGFVGTRFTWTNRRNINALVQERIDWFFANLRWYAFHRDAKEELWVQKSYVSRLIEGDQNTAFHHMSTIVRRRHNKISCIKNDTGEWIQSKDGAMNYIRRGFEKLFKTSLNHAPLNPIRPSRWLASLSNEERSNMSTMVTDAKIKDGPWALKACKAPGPNGLHAGFFQRFWLIVDDLVKTKVKKAFKECKLPKYLNRTNVVLIPKIVGLESL; encoded by the exons ATGGAGACTCGCATTGGTGGTGAGCGAGCTAGGGAGAACACAAACAAACTTCCATTTGACGAGGCCATCCATATGGACACGATTGGGCTTGTTGGTGGACTGTGGATTCTGTGGAATTCGGACAGAGTTCAGATTACTCAACTAGCCATGTTGGAGcaaaaaattcatgttttggTTAAAGTactcatttcaaattttgaattcataTGTACTACTGTTTATGCTAGCCCTAGATTTCATGAAAGATGTATATTAtggaataatttaaaaaatgctgCTAACCTCCATGATAAACCTTGGATTATTGCAGGAGACTTTAACAAGGTTCTTGCAGAAGGGGATAAGTTTGGGGGAAGATACATTAGTTCTAATAGGTCCCTCCTCTTCAAAGAGTGCGTAGACCATTGTAATATAATTGATTTAGGGTTTGTTGGAACTCGGTTTACTTGGACGAATAGGAGAAATATTAATGCTCTTGTCCAAGAAAGGATTGACTGGTTTTTTGCCAACCTTAGGTGGTATGCCTTTCACCGAGATGCAAAA GAGGAGTTGTGGGTGCAAAAATCCTATGTTAGTAGATTGATTGAGGGTGATCAGAATACTGCCTTCCATCATATGTCAACTATTGTGAGGAGAAGGCACAATAAAATCTCTTGCATAAAGAATGATACGGGGGAGTGGATTCAAAGCAAAGATGGGGCTATGAACTATATTAGAAGGGGCTTTGAGAAGTTATTCAAGACTAGTCTGAATCATGCACCCCTAAACCCCATTCGGCCTTCCAGGTGGTTAGCTTCCCTATCCAATGAAGAAAGATCCAATATGAGCACTATGGTCACAGATGCAAAAATTAAAGATGGCCCATGGGCTTTGAAAGCTTGCAAAGCGCCGGGTCCCAATGGGCTCCATGCAGGTTTCTTCCAAAGATTTTGGCTCATTGTGGATGATTTGGTAAAGACAAAAGTGAAGAAAGCCTTTAAGGAGTGTAAATTACCGAAATATCTCAATAGAACTAATGTTGTGTTGATTCCAAAAATTGTTGGGCTTGAGAGTTTGTGA
- the LOC142625235 gene encoding uncharacterized protein LOC142625235 yields MVAVSLKLLMLSEMESASVPSNEHASTISSNANSSSVRAKCDPAWDHVTEELKDGKSSYRCIHCGKSYKGGGINRMKRHLAGIKGDVTACIGAPYDVWFQMVENLKEIVKSKEQTKKDQEAPNYSPLEDSLEFEDVQEITPRGRGYIGEIEVVIVVFHQDPILARESYYQPMLNAVASYGLGYRCPNYHVFRVPLLREAKREVQLIVDSHRSYWANTGCTIMADGWTNTKHRTLINFLVYCPKGIVFIRSVDVSDLVKDAINLSNLFDEIVNWVGLANIVHLITDNAANYVAAGRILCEKYRNISWSPCAAHCLNLIFKEIGKMDHVAKLAKRASKITAFIYSHVALQAWLRTRKN; encoded by the exons atgGTTGCTGTCAGTCTGAAATTGTTGATGTTGAGTGAAATGGAGTCTGCCTCTGTACCATCTAATGAACATGCTTCTACAATCAGTTCTAATGCTAATTCTTCATCTGTGAGAGCGAAATGTGATCCCGCATGGGATCACGTAACTGAAGAGTTGAAAGACGGAAAAAGTAGTTATAGATGTATACATTGTGGGAAAAGTTATAAAGGAGGGGGCATCAATAGGATGAAAAGACATCTAGCTGGAATTAAAGGTGATGTGACTGCATGTATAGGTGCACCTTATGATGTTTGGTTTCAAATGGTTGAGAATTTGAAGGAAATTGTTAAAtctaaagaacaaacaaaaaaagatcaagaagcacctAATTATTCCCCATTAGAGGACTCACTAGAATTTGAAGATGTCCAAGAAATTACTCCTAGAGGTAGGGGTTACATAGGGGAAATAGAAGTGGTCATAGTAGTTTTCCACCAAGATCCAATCTTGGCAAGAGAAAG TTATTATCAACCTATGCTCAATGCTGTAGCTTCTTATGGTCTTGGATATAGATGTCCAAATTATCATGTCTTTCGAGTGCCTTTGTTAAGAGAAGCAAAAAGAGAAGTCCAATTGATTGTTGATTCTCATCGTTCATATTGGGCTAACACTGGTTGTACAATAATGGCTGATGGGTGGACTAATACTAAGCATAGAACATTGATTAATTTCCTTGTCTATTGTCCTAAAGGAATTGTTTTTATACGTTCTGTTGATGTTTCTGACTTGGTTAAGGATGCTATTAATTTGAGTAACTTGTTTGATGAAATtgttaattgggttggtcttgcAAATATAGTGCATTTGATCACTGACAATGCTGCAAATTATGTAGCTGCTGGAAGAattttgtgtgaaaaatataGGAACATTAGTTGGTCACCTTGTGCAGCACATTGCCTAAACctaatttttaaggagattgGGAAGATGGATCATGTAGCTAAACTTGCAAAGCGTGCATCCAAGATCACAGCGTTCATCTATAGCCATGTGGCTTTGCAAGCTTGGTTAAGGACTAGAAAAAATTGA